From Saccopteryx leptura isolate mSacLep1 chromosome 3, mSacLep1_pri_phased_curated, whole genome shotgun sequence, one genomic window encodes:
- the SOWAHC gene encoding ankyrin repeat domain-containing protein SOWAHC codes for MEEPAELSHEAVLRFLAERGGRARHTDLVQHFAGALGGEPQKRARFKELVNTVATVRTDPADGSKYVHLKRRFYEDPPSPKAAPSRDLPRISVTAEPEPRGSAPGGADGPAERREDILGPEAAALVAAPGPDCEPSGGEPSAAALGLPSLAGDSWSGPPLSGGARRKNSRRDAKPLARGPTPVRVEDLELQPHGSAEVEGSPPGGTTAPRSTRQNLRDLVMGSSPQLKRSVCTGGSSPGSFSGGGGGKGGGDSDSASLASSLAEEESSSGGSVTLDPLEHAWMLSASDGKWDSLEALLICEPGLLAKRDFITGFTCLHWAAKHGRQELLAMLVNFANKHQLPVNINARTSGGYTALHLAAMHGHVEVVKLLVGAYDADVEVRDYSGKKASQYLSQSIANEIRNLVGALDEDDRENPAGSGGGRWRLSKVLPSQLITYKLSHVLEDGGDHHHHHHHHHNLAEGWARGKAKDPGRKASGSSSGRIKPRLNKIHFRTQIIHATPSFGDLEQPLEEGEQEEEDRSLKDHLSSFKLRPKSNVFG; via the coding sequence ATGGAGGAGCCGGCGGAGCTCAGCCACGAAGCGGTGCTGCGCTTCCTCGCGGAGCGCGGGGGCCGAGCCCGGCACACGGACCTGGTGCAGCACTTTGCGGGCGCCTTGGGCGGCGAGCCCCAGAAGCGCGCCCGCTTCAAGGAGCTCGTCAACACTGTGGCCACCGTGCGCACCGACCCCGCCGACGGGTCCAAGTACGTGCACCTCAAGAGGAGGTTCTACGAAGACCCGCCGTCGCCCAAGGCCGCGCCCTCGCGGGACCTGCCTCGCATCTCTGTGACCGCAGAGCCCGAGCCCCGCGGCAGCGCCCCGGGGGGAGCCGACGGCCCGGCCGAACGCCGGGAGGACATCCTGGGCCCCGAGGCGGCGGCCCTGGTGGCAGCCCCGGGCCCGGACTGCGAACCTAGCGGTGGGGAGCCCTCCGCCGCCGCCCTTGGGCTGCCCAGCCTGGCGGGCGACAGCTGGAGCGGGCCGCCCCTGAGCGGCGGGGCCCGAAGGAAGAACTCGCGGCGCGACGCGAAGCCTCTAGCCCGGGGACCGACCCCCGTGCGGGTCGAAGACCTGGAGCTGCAGCCCCACGGCTCTGCGGAGGTGGAAGGGAGCCCTCCCGGGGGCACTACCGCCCCGAGGTCCACTCGCCAGAACCTCCGGGACCTTGTGATGGGCAGCTCTCCGCAGCTGAAGAGGAGTGTCTGTACTGGGGGCAGCAGCCCCGGGAGCTTCTCTGGGGGAGGTGGTGGCAAAGGCGGGGGCGACTCGGACAGTGCGTCCCTCGCTTCGTCGTTGGCAGAGGAGGAGAGCAGCAGCGGCGGCTCGGTGACGCTGGACCCTTTGGAGCACGCCTGGATGCTCTCGGCCTCCGACGGCAAGTGGGACAGCCTAGAAGCCTTGCTCATCTGCGAGCCCGGCCTGCTGGCCAAGCGAGACTTCATTACCGGCTTCACCTGCCTGCACTGGGCCGCCAAGCACGGTCGGCAGGAGCTCCTGGCCATGCTGGTCAACTTCGCCAACAAACACCAGTTGCCAGTGAACATCAACGCCAGGACAAGTGGAGGCTACACTGCCCTGCACTTGGCAGCCATGCACGGGCACGTGGAGGTGGTCAAGTTGCTGGTGGGGGCTTACGACGCCGACGTGGAGGTCAGGGACTACAGTGGGAAAAAGGCTTCGCAGTACCTGAGTCAGAGCATAGCTAACGAGATCAGGAACCTGGTAGGAGCCCTGGACGAGGACGACCGGGAGAACCCTGCCGGCAGCGGGGGTGGGCGCTGGAGGCTTTCGAAGGTGCTCCCCTCGCAGCTCATCACCTACAAACTCTCGCACGTTCTAGAGGACGGAGGggatcaccaccaccatcaccatcaccaccacaactTAGCGGAAGGGTGGGCTAGAGGGAAAGCAAAGGACCCAGGTCGCAAAGCCTCAGGCAGCTCTAGTGGGCGAATAAAACCTAGACTCAACAAAATCCACTTCCGAACCCAGATCATCCACGCCACACCCTCCTTTGGAGACCTAGAGCAGCCgctggaggagggggagcaggaggaagaggatcGGTCTCTTAAAGACCATTTGTCCTCATTCAAATTGAGACCGAAATCCAATGTAtttggataa